In one Capra hircus breed San Clemente chromosome 22, ASM170441v1, whole genome shotgun sequence genomic region, the following are encoded:
- the WNT5A gene encoding protein Wnt-5a isoform X1 — protein MDEKSIGILSPGVAWGTAARAMSSKFFLMALAIFLSFAQVVIEANSWWSLGMNNPVQMSEVYIIGAQPLCSQLAGLSQGQKKLCHLYQDHMQYIGEGAKTGIKECQYQFRHRRWNCSTVDNTSVFGRVMQIGSRETAFTYAVSAAGVVNAMSRACREGELSTCGCSRAARPKDLPRDWLWGGCGDNIDYGYRFAKEFVDARERERIHAKGSYESARILMNLHNNEAGRRTVYSLADVACKCHGVSGSCSLKTCWLQLADFRKVGDALKEKYDSAAAMRLNSRGKLVQVNSRFNSPTTQDLVYIDPSPDYCVRNESTGSLGTQGRLCNKTSEGMDGCELMCCGRGYDQFKMVQTERCHCKFHWCCYVKCKKCTQVVDQFVCK, from the exons ATGGATGAG AAGTCGATTGGAATATTAAGCCCAGGAGTTGCTTGGGGGACGGCTGCAAGGGCAATGTCTTCCAAGTTCTTCCTAATGGCTTTGGCCATATTTCTCTCCTTCGCCCAGGTTGTAATAGAAGCTAATTCTTGGTG GTCGCTAGGTATGAATAACCCTGTTCAGATGTCAGAAGTATATATCATAGGAGCGCAGCCTCTCTGCAGCCAACTGGCAGGACtttcccaaggacagaagaaacTCTGCCACTTGTATCAGGACCACATGCAGTACATTGGAGAGGGCGCCAAGACGGGCATCAAGGAGTGCCAGTATCAGTTCCGACACCGGAGGTGGAACTGCAGCACCGTGGATAACACCTCTGTCTTCGGCAGGGTCATGCAGATCG GCAGCCGCGAGACGGCCTTCACGTACGCGGTGAGCGCCGCGGGGGTGGTCAACGCCATGAGCCGCGCCTGCCGCGAGGGCGAGCTGTCCACCTGCGGCTGCAGCCGCGCCGCGCGCCCCAAGGACCTGCCGCGGGACTGGCTGTGGGGCGGCTGCGGCGACAACATCGACTACGGCTACCGCTTCGCCAAGGAGTTCGTGGACGCCCGCGAGCGGGAGCGCATCCACGCCAAGGGCTCCTACGAGAGCGCACGCATCCTGATGAACCTGCACAACAACGAGGCCGGCCGCCGG ACGGTGTACAGCCTGGCCGACGTGGCCTGCAAGTGCCACGGGGTGTCAGGCTCGTGCAGCCTCAAGACGTGCTGGCTGCAGCTGGCCGACTTCCGCAAGGTGGGTGATGCCCTGAAGGAGAAGTACGACAGCGCGGCGGCCATGCGGCTCAACAGCCGGGGCAAGCTGGTGCAGGTCAACAGCCGCTTCAACTCGCCCACCACCCAGGACCTGGTCTACATCGACCCCAGCCCCGACTACTGCGTGCGCAACGAGAGCACCGGCTCGCTGGGCACGCAGGGCCGCCTGTGCAACAAGACGTCCGAGGGCATGGACGGCTGCGAGCTCATGTGCTGCGGCCGCGGCTACGACCAGTTCAAGATGGTGCAGACCGAGCGCTGCCACTGCAAGTTCCACTGGTGCTGCTACGTCAAGTGCAAGAAGTGCACGCAGGTCGTGGACCAGTTCGTCTGCAAGTAG
- the WNT5A gene encoding protein Wnt-5a isoform X2 has product MKKSIGILSPGVAWGTAARAMSSKFFLMALAIFLSFAQVVIEANSWWSLGMNNPVQMSEVYIIGAQPLCSQLAGLSQGQKKLCHLYQDHMQYIGEGAKTGIKECQYQFRHRRWNCSTVDNTSVFGRVMQIGSRETAFTYAVSAAGVVNAMSRACREGELSTCGCSRAARPKDLPRDWLWGGCGDNIDYGYRFAKEFVDARERERIHAKGSYESARILMNLHNNEAGRRTVYSLADVACKCHGVSGSCSLKTCWLQLADFRKVGDALKEKYDSAAAMRLNSRGKLVQVNSRFNSPTTQDLVYIDPSPDYCVRNESTGSLGTQGRLCNKTSEGMDGCELMCCGRGYDQFKMVQTERCHCKFHWCCYVKCKKCTQVVDQFVCK; this is encoded by the exons ATGAAG AAGTCGATTGGAATATTAAGCCCAGGAGTTGCTTGGGGGACGGCTGCAAGGGCAATGTCTTCCAAGTTCTTCCTAATGGCTTTGGCCATATTTCTCTCCTTCGCCCAGGTTGTAATAGAAGCTAATTCTTGGTG GTCGCTAGGTATGAATAACCCTGTTCAGATGTCAGAAGTATATATCATAGGAGCGCAGCCTCTCTGCAGCCAACTGGCAGGACtttcccaaggacagaagaaacTCTGCCACTTGTATCAGGACCACATGCAGTACATTGGAGAGGGCGCCAAGACGGGCATCAAGGAGTGCCAGTATCAGTTCCGACACCGGAGGTGGAACTGCAGCACCGTGGATAACACCTCTGTCTTCGGCAGGGTCATGCAGATCG GCAGCCGCGAGACGGCCTTCACGTACGCGGTGAGCGCCGCGGGGGTGGTCAACGCCATGAGCCGCGCCTGCCGCGAGGGCGAGCTGTCCACCTGCGGCTGCAGCCGCGCCGCGCGCCCCAAGGACCTGCCGCGGGACTGGCTGTGGGGCGGCTGCGGCGACAACATCGACTACGGCTACCGCTTCGCCAAGGAGTTCGTGGACGCCCGCGAGCGGGAGCGCATCCACGCCAAGGGCTCCTACGAGAGCGCACGCATCCTGATGAACCTGCACAACAACGAGGCCGGCCGCCGG ACGGTGTACAGCCTGGCCGACGTGGCCTGCAAGTGCCACGGGGTGTCAGGCTCGTGCAGCCTCAAGACGTGCTGGCTGCAGCTGGCCGACTTCCGCAAGGTGGGTGATGCCCTGAAGGAGAAGTACGACAGCGCGGCGGCCATGCGGCTCAACAGCCGGGGCAAGCTGGTGCAGGTCAACAGCCGCTTCAACTCGCCCACCACCCAGGACCTGGTCTACATCGACCCCAGCCCCGACTACTGCGTGCGCAACGAGAGCACCGGCTCGCTGGGCACGCAGGGCCGCCTGTGCAACAAGACGTCCGAGGGCATGGACGGCTGCGAGCTCATGTGCTGCGGCCGCGGCTACGACCAGTTCAAGATGGTGCAGACCGAGCGCTGCCACTGCAAGTTCCACTGGTGCTGCTACGTCAAGTGCAAGAAGTGCACGCAGGTCGTGGACCAGTTCGTCTGCAAGTAG